A part of Myxococcus landrumus genomic DNA contains:
- a CDS encoding LysR family transcriptional regulator, translating to MVSPSDMLLFVTVVREESFTRAAQRLGITKQTVSERIRNLEEQLGVRLLERTTRRLRVTGAGATYYERCAAIAEQIDAANSEVQQRQVEPTGLLRVSSPVFYGRRYLTSVISTYLTRHPSVRVELVLADRRVDLIEEGLDVAIHIGPLDDSSLVARKLGESAVHYVASPRFLAKHGTPSARELRTARCIGFSAFETWEVEGVKTRVDPVLTVNDLELACEAATSGVGIARVPALLCQDAVRDGRLRILWDSRPAMMRAIHVVYPSRVNLPPKVRHFVDALATLVEPMPPPHRAPRRRRR from the coding sequence ATGGTCTCACCCTCCGACATGCTCCTCTTCGTCACGGTCGTTCGTGAGGAGAGCTTCACCCGGGCCGCGCAGCGGCTCGGCATCACCAAGCAGACGGTCAGCGAGCGCATCCGCAACCTGGAAGAGCAGCTCGGAGTCCGGCTGCTCGAGCGGACGACCCGGCGCCTGCGTGTCACGGGCGCTGGCGCGACGTACTACGAGCGCTGCGCGGCCATCGCCGAGCAGATCGACGCGGCGAACAGCGAAGTCCAACAGCGGCAGGTGGAGCCGACGGGCCTGCTGCGCGTCTCATCTCCGGTGTTCTATGGCCGGCGGTATCTGACCTCGGTGATTTCGACGTACCTCACGCGCCATCCGAGCGTGCGCGTGGAGCTGGTGCTGGCGGATCGACGCGTCGACCTCATCGAGGAAGGGCTGGATGTCGCGATTCACATCGGTCCGCTCGATGATTCGTCCCTCGTGGCGCGGAAGCTGGGGGAGAGCGCGGTCCACTACGTCGCGAGTCCTCGCTTCCTGGCGAAGCACGGCACGCCGAGCGCCCGGGAGCTGCGCACCGCGCGCTGCATCGGCTTCAGTGCGTTCGAGACCTGGGAGGTCGAGGGCGTGAAGACCCGCGTCGACCCAGTCCTGACGGTGAATGACCTGGAGCTGGCATGTGAGGCGGCCACCTCGGGGGTGGGCATCGCACGCGTCCCAGCACTTCTCTGTCAGGACGCCGTCCGCGATGGCCGGCTGAGAATCCTCTGGGACTCCCGGCCCGCGATGATGCGGGCCATCCATGTCGTCTACCCGAGCAGGGTGAACCTCCCACCCAAGGTCCGGCACTTCGTGGATGCCTTGGCGACGCTGGTCGAGCCGATGCCGCCACCCCATCGCGCCCCTCGACGCAGGCGCCGCTGA
- a CDS encoding sensor histidine kinase, which produces MTGKSVLLLTPEDMALPAMSMFVASLRSVLWAAQDGPITLDVESLDLGWARGPAYTEALHTWYLAKYRERRPDALLAFRTDTIQLALELRRELWPDIPLIVLSEDGQLWEHQPRPERVAGLWLRYDLRATLELALRLLPDTRRLAFVNGSSPWEQAQQAQLVRELQPLLAQRGLEFIDLTNLPLDELLARARTLPEDTAVLTYTFMTDPSGRPFVGREIARMFLAACNQPSFALHDTVMGLGFIGGSLVSYEAVGEQLGLLTTRVLGGAREEFLEPLKSTSDELLTVDARALRRWDIPRERVPAGVRFAFDEPTLWERYRWWLLGALTLSALQALVVGGLVVERRRRMRAQAELVERQRLEKLAELEARRTLDQLAHMGRVAALGELAASLAHELNQPLAAILSNAQAARRLLNATPAELDEVREALGDIISDDKRAGEVIHRMRALLKREEPRRELHSLNDLVCEVARLLANDMHLRGATLQLSLAPLLPAVQGDGIQLQQVVLNLLINGMEAMAQVPEGQRQLTVRTSSTSPGQVELCVQDSGGGIEPSRLPLIFEPFYSTKDHGLGMGLSISRSIVEAHGGRLEAKSPPGQGALLRCILPSVDTESSHDTSPRHHLPRGR; this is translated from the coding sequence TTGACTGGCAAGTCCGTGCTCCTGCTCACGCCGGAGGACATGGCGCTGCCCGCGATGTCGATGTTCGTCGCCAGTCTCCGCTCCGTCTTGTGGGCGGCCCAGGACGGCCCCATCACCCTGGATGTCGAAAGCCTGGATCTCGGCTGGGCCCGAGGACCGGCCTATACCGAGGCTCTGCACACCTGGTACCTGGCCAAGTATCGCGAGCGCCGGCCGGATGCCCTCCTCGCGTTCCGCACGGACACCATCCAACTGGCCCTGGAGTTGCGGCGGGAGCTGTGGCCGGATATCCCGCTGATTGTCCTCTCCGAGGATGGACAGCTCTGGGAGCACCAGCCTCGTCCGGAGCGGGTGGCGGGCCTCTGGCTGCGCTATGACTTGCGAGCCACCCTGGAGCTGGCCCTGCGGCTGTTGCCAGACACGCGCAGGCTGGCGTTCGTCAATGGCTCCAGTCCCTGGGAGCAGGCACAACAGGCGCAACTGGTGCGAGAGCTTCAACCGCTGCTGGCGCAACGGGGCTTGGAGTTCATCGACCTGACCAACCTGCCGCTGGACGAGCTGCTCGCGCGCGCGAGGACCCTGCCGGAAGACACCGCGGTCCTCACCTACACTTTCATGACCGACCCCAGCGGGAGGCCCTTCGTGGGGCGCGAGATTGCTCGCATGTTCCTCGCCGCCTGCAACCAGCCCAGCTTCGCGCTCCACGATACCGTCATGGGGCTGGGGTTCATCGGAGGCTCGCTCGTCAGCTACGAGGCCGTGGGCGAACAGCTTGGTCTGCTCACCACCCGCGTGCTGGGCGGAGCGCGGGAGGAATTCCTCGAGCCCCTGAAGTCCACGTCCGACGAGCTGCTGACGGTCGACGCCCGCGCGCTGCGACGCTGGGACATTCCCCGTGAGCGGGTGCCCGCCGGGGTGCGGTTCGCCTTCGACGAGCCCACGCTCTGGGAACGCTATCGCTGGTGGCTCCTGGGGGCCCTGACGCTCAGTGCCTTGCAGGCGCTGGTGGTCGGGGGGCTCGTCGTGGAGCGCCGCCGTCGCATGCGTGCCCAGGCGGAGCTCGTCGAACGCCAACGCTTGGAGAAGCTCGCGGAGTTGGAGGCGCGGAGGACCCTGGACCAGCTCGCCCACATGGGCCGCGTGGCCGCCCTGGGGGAGCTGGCCGCGTCGCTGGCTCATGAGCTCAACCAGCCCCTGGCCGCGATTCTCAGCAACGCCCAGGCCGCACGCCGTCTGCTGAACGCCACCCCCGCGGAGCTGGACGAGGTGCGCGAAGCCCTGGGGGACATCATCTCCGACGACAAGCGTGCGGGCGAAGTCATCCACCGCATGCGTGCGCTGCTCAAGCGGGAGGAGCCCCGGCGGGAGCTCCACTCACTCAATGACCTGGTGTGCGAAGTCGCGCGCCTCTTGGCCAATGACATGCACCTGCGGGGTGCGACGCTTCAGTTGTCACTGGCCCCGTTGCTTCCCGCCGTCCAAGGGGATGGAATCCAGCTCCAGCAGGTGGTGCTCAACCTGCTCATCAACGGCATGGAGGCCATGGCCCAGGTCCCCGAGGGCCAACGTCAACTCACGGTGAGGACCTCCTCAACCAGCCCGGGGCAGGTGGAGCTGTGCGTGCAGGACTCGGGAGGCGGCATCGAGCCGTCGAGGCTGCCCCTCATCTTCGAGCCCTTCTACTCGACCAAGGACCACGGGCTGGGCATGGGGCTGTCCATCAGCCGCTCCATCGTCGAAGCGCACGGCGGCCGATTGGAAGCCAAGAGCCCTCCGGGGCAGGGGGCTCTGTTACGGTGCATCCTTCCCTCGGTTGATACGGAGTCCTCGCATGACACAAGCCCCCGCCACCATCTTCCTCGTGGACGATGA
- a CDS encoding serine hydrolase domain-containing protein gives MKRLALLWALALLSPTLALASNAPAPSTAAELRQSMAALLEAHHLPGAGYAVFNREGTVLSGALGLADGGTRAPVTSETLFRVGSITKTVTAIAIMQLVEQGHFELQTPVARLLPDAPIQNPFNDTEPVRVIHLLTHTAGFDDTHAKAFFSPEERRGRHLESSLQHPESLKVRWRPGQHESYSNPGYWLLGAILEAHYRQPWDEVVSTRVLGPLGITRFATLASQAARGDHAVGHRGPAMERTPVYFEQTQADGALWCSAEDLAKLGRFLLTDGASAPGVLKPETVRAMKETGGTVGARAGLDYGSKLGLHHRIVTGTRWLGHTGGLLGGRSSMHFHGEQGWGYVLLLNSEDELRKLEAPLAAFIAQQAQWKPPAPALSPIEGDVEGWYRVVNPRISLMALPSFLLDAARGRVSGDTLMLEPVLPGFGYQATLKHHGGGRLADVDYGDVVNGVLVRDGSGAVVGIEAGSDFLERTSMVKAVFPLVSVLVSLVLLVSAPFGRRKVLRSRWVRRLPGLALVSLVLCIVCATNLELTLLAHKNWQTVGLWLASVLFPVLGVAGVVLSVRTWKEEPAALARWRCLLGSASVVCLSAWLATFGLFSFALWRW, from the coding sequence ATGAAGCGCCTCGCACTCCTCTGGGCTCTGGCCCTCCTCTCCCCGACGCTCGCCCTTGCATCGAATGCCCCCGCGCCGTCGACCGCCGCCGAGTTGCGGCAGTCGATGGCCGCGTTGCTCGAGGCGCACCACCTCCCTGGCGCGGGCTATGCGGTGTTCAATCGCGAGGGCACGGTGCTCAGTGGGGCCCTCGGTCTGGCCGACGGGGGCACCCGCGCTCCGGTCACCTCCGAGACCCTCTTCCGCGTGGGCTCCATCACGAAGACGGTGACGGCCATCGCCATCATGCAGTTGGTCGAGCAGGGGCACTTCGAGCTCCAGACCCCCGTGGCTCGACTGCTGCCGGACGCGCCCATCCAGAACCCGTTCAATGACACCGAGCCGGTCCGCGTCATCCACTTGCTGACCCATACCGCGGGCTTCGACGACACCCATGCGAAGGCGTTCTTCAGCCCGGAGGAGCGGAGGGGGCGCCACCTGGAGAGCAGCCTCCAGCATCCAGAGTCGCTGAAGGTGCGCTGGCGGCCCGGCCAGCATGAGAGCTACAGCAACCCGGGATACTGGCTGCTGGGGGCGATCCTGGAGGCGCACTACCGGCAACCCTGGGATGAAGTCGTCTCGACAAGGGTGCTGGGGCCGCTGGGCATCACCCGGTTCGCGACGCTCGCCTCGCAGGCCGCTCGCGGCGACCACGCCGTCGGGCATCGTGGCCCCGCGATGGAGCGCACCCCCGTGTACTTCGAACAGACCCAGGCGGACGGTGCGCTGTGGTGCTCCGCGGAGGACCTGGCGAAGCTCGGACGATTCCTGCTCACCGATGGGGCCTCCGCGCCGGGGGTGCTCAAGCCAGAGACGGTCCGCGCCATGAAGGAGACCGGGGGAACGGTGGGGGCGCGAGCTGGCCTGGACTACGGCTCGAAGCTGGGCCTGCACCATCGCATCGTCACGGGCACGCGGTGGCTGGGCCACACGGGTGGACTCCTGGGGGGACGGTCGAGCATGCACTTCCACGGTGAGCAGGGGTGGGGCTACGTGCTGTTGCTCAACAGCGAGGATGAGCTGCGCAAGCTCGAGGCCCCGCTGGCGGCCTTCATCGCCCAGCAGGCGCAGTGGAAGCCGCCCGCGCCGGCCCTGAGTCCCATCGAGGGGGATGTCGAGGGGTGGTATCGCGTCGTCAACCCGCGCATCTCGCTGATGGCATTGCCTTCGTTCCTGCTCGATGCGGCTCGGGGGCGGGTGAGCGGCGACACGCTGATGCTCGAGCCCGTCCTGCCGGGGTTCGGTTATCAGGCGACGCTGAAGCACCACGGGGGTGGACGGCTCGCGGACGTCGACTACGGCGACGTGGTCAACGGTGTCCTGGTCCGGGATGGCTCTGGCGCGGTTGTTGGAATCGAGGCGGGGAGTGACTTCCTGGAGCGCACCTCGATGGTGAAGGCGGTCTTCCCGCTCGTGAGCGTCCTGGTGTCGCTGGTGCTCCTCGTGAGTGCGCCGTTCGGACGGCGCAAGGTGCTGCGCAGTCGCTGGGTGCGCCGCCTGCCGGGGCTCGCGCTGGTGTCGCTGGTGCTCTGCATCGTCTGCGCGACGAACCTCGAGTTGACCCTGCTCGCGCACAAGAACTGGCAGACCGTGGGCCTCTGGCTGGCTTCCGTGCTGTTCCCCGTGCTCGGCGTGGCGGGTGTCGTCCTCAGTGTCCGCACGTGGAAGGAAGAGCCCGCGGCCCTGGCTCGCTGGCGCTGCCTCCTCGGGTCCGCGTCTGTCGTGTGCCTGAGTGCCTGGCTCGCGACGTTCGGGCTGTTCTCGTTCGCGCTGTGGCGGTGGTGA
- a CDS encoding glutathione S-transferase family protein: protein MKLYFAPRTRATRARWLLEELEVPYELVTLDLARQENTPPEYLSVHPLGEVPALVDGNLTLLDSLSICLHLADRFPEKHLAPPPGSSDRGLYYQGLVFAETRLEPEVMAIYENAQRASDANTRRHLAVVLDTLDAALGTRDVLVGGTFTAADVVTASLLHLANTLKLLDGHPRLVAYVRRHTQRPAVRRAVSG, encoded by the coding sequence ATGAAGCTCTACTTCGCCCCCAGGACCCGAGCGACCCGCGCCCGCTGGCTGCTGGAGGAACTCGAGGTCCCCTACGAACTGGTCACCCTCGACCTCGCCCGCCAGGAGAACACCCCCCCCGAATACCTGTCGGTGCATCCTCTCGGCGAGGTCCCCGCCCTGGTCGACGGGAACCTCACGCTGCTCGACTCCCTGTCCATCTGCCTTCATCTCGCGGACCGGTTTCCGGAGAAGCACCTCGCGCCGCCACCCGGTTCTTCGGACCGGGGCCTCTACTACCAGGGGCTGGTCTTCGCCGAGACGCGCCTGGAGCCCGAGGTGATGGCGATCTACGAAAACGCGCAGCGGGCTTCCGACGCGAACACCCGGCGCCACCTCGCCGTGGTGCTCGACACCCTCGACGCGGCCCTGGGGACTCGCGACGTCCTCGTGGGAGGGACGTTCACCGCCGCCGATGTGGTGACAGCCTCCCTCCTCCACCTGGCGAACACGCTGAAGCTGCTCGACGGACATCCCCGGCTGGTGGCCTATGTCCGGCGGCACACGCAGCGCCCCGCGGTGAGGCGGGCCGTCTCGGGGTGA
- a CDS encoding AraC family transcriptional regulator: MQSHLLLGGGRALYVGRFHELPRHRFAANAVLVGLDDGFDLIDGEGRVEQHEAAFVRGWQWHALDFHGGRMAVLFLEPGVGLRRQVDATVLRTAVGEALSARHPEPWTELFQNALNLGPSPLAVDARIARVASLLSTSDEVPADAGTLAQREGVSTSLVEHRFREQVGVPMGAYRAWHRMLGATTLALRGRSLTEVAHTAGFYDSAHFSRLFRSMFGLPPSKVFTQGLMGSVFEARGSEAPR; this comes from the coding sequence ATGCAGAGCCACTTGTTGCTGGGCGGGGGACGAGCGCTGTACGTCGGCCGCTTCCACGAGCTGCCCAGACATCGGTTCGCCGCCAACGCCGTGCTCGTGGGGCTCGACGACGGGTTCGACCTCATCGACGGTGAGGGTCGCGTCGAACAACACGAAGCCGCCTTCGTGCGCGGCTGGCAATGGCATGCACTCGACTTTCATGGCGGACGGATGGCCGTGCTGTTCCTGGAGCCCGGCGTGGGCCTGCGTCGTCAGGTGGATGCCACCGTGTTGCGCACGGCGGTCGGTGAGGCCCTGTCCGCGCGGCATCCCGAGCCCTGGACCGAGCTCTTCCAGAACGCGCTGAACCTGGGCCCCTCTCCGCTGGCCGTCGACGCGCGCATCGCGCGGGTCGCGTCGCTGTTGTCCACCTCCGATGAGGTGCCCGCCGATGCGGGGACGTTGGCGCAGCGGGAGGGGGTCTCCACGTCGCTCGTCGAGCATCGGTTCCGGGAGCAGGTCGGCGTGCCGATGGGGGCCTATCGCGCCTGGCACCGGATGCTGGGGGCCACCACGCTCGCACTCAGGGGCCGAAGCCTCACCGAGGTCGCACACACCGCGGGCTTCTACGACTCGGCCCACTTCTCACGGTTGTTTCGGAGCATGTTCGGCTTGCCGCCCTCGAAGGTCTTCACCCAGGGCCTCATGGGCTCTGTCTTCGAAGCCCGAGGCTCCGAGGCTCCAAGGTGA
- a CDS encoding LysR family transcriptional regulator produces the protein MHSVDANLLLALDALLREGSVLGAARRMNLSPPAMSRTLQRLRDATGDPLLVRAGRRMVPTPRAMAMRERVQDAAREVLSLLGPPEALVLGTLSRTFTLRTSDYLLVVLGNALDRLVREEAPQVRLTFAPEGSEDVESLRSGDVDLDMGVQGLLGPELRVRKLFDDEMVAVVRQGHALTGAATPRRLVKVPHVVVSRRGRGRGVLDDALAKQGLERRVERVVPSYFSAARLVAQSDLMGIVPRRFAREVAPGFGLRMLELGVELPRLTIALAWHPRFDGDAAHQWLREGVARASGAGLAEDVSLQSSPAKLRPR, from the coding sequence ATGCACTCCGTGGATGCCAATCTCCTCCTGGCGCTGGATGCGCTCCTTCGGGAGGGCAGCGTGCTGGGGGCTGCGCGTCGGATGAACCTGAGCCCGCCAGCGATGAGCCGGACGCTCCAGCGGCTCCGGGACGCGACGGGTGACCCGCTGCTGGTGCGGGCGGGCCGGAGGATGGTGCCGACGCCTCGGGCGATGGCCATGCGTGAGCGGGTCCAGGACGCGGCGCGGGAGGTGCTCTCCCTGCTGGGGCCTCCCGAGGCGCTGGTGCTCGGCACGCTGTCGCGGACGTTCACGTTGCGGACGAGTGACTACCTGCTGGTCGTGCTGGGGAACGCCCTGGACCGGCTCGTGAGGGAGGAGGCGCCTCAGGTTCGGCTCACCTTCGCGCCGGAGGGGAGTGAGGACGTCGAGTCACTCCGCTCTGGGGACGTGGACCTGGACATGGGGGTTCAGGGGCTGCTCGGGCCGGAGCTGCGTGTGCGCAAGCTCTTCGACGACGAGATGGTCGCGGTGGTCCGGCAGGGCCATGCGCTGACCGGGGCGGCGACGCCGAGGCGCCTGGTGAAGGTGCCCCACGTCGTGGTTTCGAGGAGGGGCAGGGGGCGCGGCGTCCTCGATGACGCGCTCGCGAAGCAGGGGCTCGAGCGGCGTGTCGAACGGGTCGTGCCGTCCTACTTCTCGGCGGCGCGGCTCGTGGCGCAGAGTGATTTGATGGGCATCGTGCCGAGGCGCTTCGCCCGGGAGGTCGCGCCTGGTTTCGGGCTGCGGATGCTCGAGCTGGGCGTGGAGCTGCCTCGGCTCACCATCGCGCTCGCATGGCATCCCCGCTTCGACGGGGATGCCGCGCATCAGTGGTTGCGAGAGGGCGTCGCGCGCGCCTCGGGAGCTGGCCTCGCTGAGGATGTCTCTCTTCAGTCATCCCCAGCGAAGCTCAGGCCTCGATAG
- a CDS encoding RICIN domain-containing protein, translating into MKTSKLMKLVAVCSAALVCAVLGVASDARADLSSDPNAIYKIVNVNSGKVLDVVRNSTQATYRLHQWEYLGLASQHWRIGSVGTSLPYIMNVNSGMYLEPAARNNGAKIWQMYFSETPQQRWLIVYANGFGPPYRIKNSLTYKDIDVEHNGMGNGDLIHQWDTVEGVQSQLWHIVRVN; encoded by the coding sequence ATGAAGACATCGAAGCTGATGAAGCTGGTGGCTGTGTGTTCGGCTGCGCTGGTCTGCGCCGTCCTGGGTGTTGCCTCGGACGCGCGCGCGGACCTCTCGTCGGATCCAAACGCCATCTACAAGATTGTGAATGTCAACAGCGGCAAGGTCTTGGACGTCGTGCGCAATTCCACGCAGGCGACCTACAGGCTCCATCAGTGGGAGTACCTGGGCCTCGCGAGCCAGCACTGGCGAATTGGGTCCGTTGGAACCAGTCTGCCCTACATCATGAACGTGAACAGCGGAATGTATCTCGAGCCTGCGGCGCGCAACAATGGCGCGAAGATCTGGCAGATGTACTTCAGCGAGACGCCCCAACAGCGGTGGCTCATCGTGTACGCCAACGGCTTTGGTCCCCCCTATCGCATCAAGAACTCCCTCACCTACAAGGACATTGATGTCGAGCACAACGGGATGGGCAACGGTGACCTCATCCATCAATGGGATACGGTCGAGGGAGTCCAGAGCCAGCTGTGGCACATCGTGCGAGTCAACTGA
- a CDS encoding lipase family protein: MKVVQPINTGGSYNNIQTVYQLSRFSGLGDNLTGTATSIAQKLGPIIDAALTKNIPSLGVWVRVWGPCVYQTDKDCSGKGRVSNVADNVMYVVHNAQANCYVVGVAGTNGNTDTKHNWYDTDCLDNNVSTLVPFPSGITPTNSTSSNSSNAGNVSLGAAMGTTNLLNMQDPAAGRSLQSFLKVVQSSSATLIFAGHSLGGSLSPTLARWLFTGFGDLAPWGAVYVLPTAAPSTGDQSFADGFSKVFPPTSIAGVSPYGYWNQVIWNQYDVVPHGWTNLMNVLPDNAQNDVVWDYVKDKSIQTLYGPLQGFDANLTYDTINSKYQLLPTPNPYVRLPSQMFTPSPLPPQPSNFMDFLNIVGNQHISAYDAYFGVPATVAQAKVSLMSPGPDAKERPADLRNTA; the protein is encoded by the coding sequence ATGAAGGTCGTGCAGCCAATCAACACCGGCGGAAGCTACAACAACATCCAGACGGTCTATCAGCTCTCGAGGTTCTCAGGTCTCGGTGACAATCTGACGGGGACTGCCACGAGCATCGCGCAGAAGCTCGGGCCGATCATTGATGCTGCGTTGACGAAGAACATTCCGTCGCTCGGGGTGTGGGTTCGCGTGTGGGGGCCCTGCGTCTATCAAACCGACAAGGACTGCAGCGGCAAGGGCCGGGTGTCCAATGTGGCCGACAATGTCATGTATGTCGTCCACAACGCCCAGGCGAATTGCTACGTCGTGGGGGTCGCCGGCACCAACGGGAACACAGACACCAAGCACAACTGGTACGACACGGATTGTCTGGACAACAACGTCTCGACGCTGGTGCCTTTCCCGTCGGGAATCACTCCGACGAACAGCACCAGTTCCAACAGCTCCAATGCCGGGAACGTCTCGCTAGGGGCGGCGATGGGGACCACGAACCTGCTGAACATGCAGGACCCGGCGGCCGGGCGGTCGCTTCAATCCTTCCTGAAGGTCGTTCAGTCTTCCTCCGCGACGCTGATCTTCGCGGGGCACAGCCTGGGCGGCTCGCTCAGCCCGACCTTGGCGAGATGGCTGTTCACGGGGTTCGGCGACCTGGCGCCGTGGGGGGCGGTGTATGTGCTTCCGACGGCCGCGCCCTCGACGGGAGACCAGTCTTTCGCGGACGGCTTCAGCAAGGTGTTTCCGCCCACGAGCATCGCTGGCGTCTCACCCTATGGGTACTGGAACCAGGTCATCTGGAATCAGTACGACGTGGTGCCGCACGGCTGGACCAACCTGATGAATGTCCTGCCGGACAACGCGCAGAACGACGTCGTGTGGGATTACGTCAAGGACAAGTCGATCCAGACGCTCTATGGACCGCTCCAGGGGTTCGACGCCAATCTCACGTATGACACCATCAACTCGAAGTACCAGTTGTTGCCGACCCCGAATCCCTATGTCCGGTTGCCGTCGCAGATGTTCACGCCGTCACCGTTGCCTCCGCAGCCGAGTAACTTCATGGACTTCCTGAACATCGTGGGGAACCAGCACATCAGCGCCTACGACGCCTACTTCGGCGTGCCCGCGACCGTGGCGCAGGCGAAGGTGAGCCTGATGTCTCCTGGGCCTGACGCGAAGGAGCGCCCCGCGGACCTGCGGAACACGGCCTGA
- a CDS encoding MFS transporter, with the protein MNESIAAPPVAAVRTPASQLLPLCAAVFLGFSSIGLPLPAIPGFVRGTLGFDALVVSIVLAVQSLATLATRHRSGTLADQRGPRRAVLLGLGLSALAGALYALVALSEATAALGLGLLLFARVVLGLGESLLITGALSWGIGLVGRERAGLVMAWNGIAMYSALALGAPVGAVLFERFGFLGVSLASMAAPLLAFAALPLLRPITPTGGKRLPFHRVAMMIGRPGVALSLSTLGFGSIAAFGTLLFQHRGWPHAERALLAFGVAYVLARLLFGHTPDKLGGRRVALGCLAIELCGQVLLWTATGPWMAITGAALTGFGFSLVFTSLGVEAVRLAPPENRGVAMGGYVAFFDVALGGLIPIIGVLVRAVGYPSAYLAGAVASATALVLTFGLARPPTAPR; encoded by the coding sequence ATGAACGAATCGATTGCCGCTCCCCCTGTCGCGGCGGTGCGTACCCCCGCAAGCCAACTCCTCCCACTCTGCGCCGCGGTCTTCCTCGGCTTCTCGAGCATCGGCCTTCCACTCCCCGCCATCCCGGGCTTCGTGCGCGGAACGCTCGGCTTCGACGCCCTGGTCGTCTCCATTGTCCTCGCCGTCCAGTCGCTCGCCACCCTGGCCACTCGACATCGCTCAGGGACCCTGGCGGACCAGCGAGGCCCCAGGCGCGCGGTCCTCCTCGGCCTTGGCCTCAGCGCGCTCGCCGGCGCCCTATACGCCCTCGTCGCGCTCAGCGAGGCCACCGCCGCGCTCGGCCTGGGGCTGCTGCTCTTCGCCCGCGTGGTGCTCGGACTCGGTGAAAGCCTGCTCATCACCGGCGCCCTCTCCTGGGGCATCGGACTGGTCGGCCGCGAGCGCGCGGGACTCGTCATGGCCTGGAATGGCATTGCCATGTACTCGGCGCTGGCGCTGGGCGCGCCCGTCGGCGCGGTGCTCTTCGAGCGCTTCGGCTTCCTCGGGGTATCCCTCGCGTCGATGGCCGCGCCCCTCCTGGCGTTCGCCGCGCTCCCCCTGCTGCGCCCCATCACCCCGACGGGAGGCAAGCGGCTCCCCTTCCACCGGGTCGCGATGATGATTGGCAGGCCCGGAGTCGCGCTGTCCCTCTCGACGCTGGGCTTCGGGAGCATCGCGGCCTTCGGCACCCTCCTCTTCCAGCACCGGGGATGGCCTCACGCGGAGCGCGCCCTGCTCGCGTTCGGCGTCGCCTATGTGCTGGCGCGGCTCCTCTTCGGCCACACACCGGACAAGCTCGGAGGGCGGCGTGTCGCGCTCGGCTGTCTTGCCATCGAACTGTGCGGACAGGTCCTGCTCTGGACCGCGACAGGCCCCTGGATGGCCATCACCGGCGCGGCGCTGACCGGCTTCGGCTTCTCACTCGTGTTCACGTCCCTGGGGGTCGAGGCAGTCCGGCTCGCGCCCCCTGAGAACCGAGGCGTGGCCATGGGCGGCTACGTCGCGTTCTTCGACGTCGCGCTCGGTGGACTCATCCCGATCATCGGAGTGCTCGTGCGCGCCGTGGGCTATCCGAGCGCCTACCTGGCCGGCGCGGTGGCCTCGGCGACCGCGCTCGTCCTGACCTTCGGACTGGCGCGTCCTCCCACGGCCCCCCGCTGA